A genomic segment from Natronorubrum tibetense GA33 encodes:
- a CDS encoding NAD-dependent epimerase/dehydratase family protein, which yields MTDQRTAAVTGATGFLGSALCERLLEEGWEVRGLSRPTSDRPDLEGIDWYVGDLFDDETLRELVDGADTVFHLAGIGLWSAGPETVHRVNVDGTERVLEACRAGDVGRLVFTSTSGTRRQSGDDEFADETDVAEPIGAYQESKAEAERLVDEYASAGGDAVTVHPTSIFGPGDEEFTAQLLAMGLEPTMPAYLPGGLSIVGVSDVVDGLLLADERGTSGEHYILGGENLTFDQAVSRIAHATDGSPARIPVPAMAIHAAGPVAEAASAVADVRVFPFDRQMAKLATQRMFYTSRKAERELGYEYQPIEAHLPETMAWYREDVQ from the coding sequence ATGACCGACCAGCGAACCGCGGCGGTCACCGGCGCGACGGGCTTTCTCGGCTCGGCGCTCTGTGAACGCCTGCTCGAGGAGGGCTGGGAGGTTCGCGGGCTCAGCCGCCCCACCTCGGATCGCCCGGATCTCGAGGGGATCGACTGGTACGTCGGTGATCTCTTCGACGACGAGACGCTACGCGAACTGGTCGACGGCGCGGACACCGTCTTCCACCTCGCCGGCATCGGGCTCTGGAGCGCCGGCCCCGAAACTGTCCACCGGGTTAACGTCGACGGGACCGAGCGCGTCCTCGAGGCCTGTCGAGCCGGCGATGTCGGCCGACTCGTCTTCACCAGCACGTCCGGCACGCGTCGGCAGTCGGGCGACGACGAGTTCGCCGACGAGACGGACGTGGCGGAGCCGATCGGTGCCTATCAGGAATCGAAGGCGGAGGCCGAGCGACTGGTCGACGAGTACGCGAGCGCTGGCGGCGACGCCGTCACCGTCCACCCGACTTCGATCTTCGGCCCCGGCGACGAGGAGTTCACCGCCCAGTTGCTGGCGATGGGGCTCGAGCCGACGATGCCGGCGTACCTGCCCGGTGGGCTGAGCATCGTCGGCGTCTCGGACGTCGTCGACGGCCTGCTACTGGCCGACGAACGGGGAACCAGCGGCGAACACTACATCCTCGGCGGCGAGAACCTGACGTTCGATCAGGCGGTTTCGCGGATCGCCCACGCCACCGACGGGTCGCCCGCCCGGATTCCGGTTCCAGCGATGGCGATCCACGCGGCCGGTCCGGTCGCGGAAGCGGCCAGCGCCGTCGCCGACGTGCGCGTGTTCCCCTTCGACCGACAGATGGCCAAACTCGCGACTCAGCGGATGTTCTACACCTCGAGGAAGGCGGAGCGCGAACTCGGTTACGAGTACCAGCCGATCGAAGCCCACCTGCCGGAGACGATGGCGTGGTATCGAGAGGACGTGCAGTAG
- a CDS encoding GNAT family N-acetyltransferase: protein MGESTSPATQPSYTIRSFEPSDRDALLSLYETVFEKERGADWFRWKYAENPYVDHVPIVVAEADGELVGCRAFFALEMRVGDDCTVAFQPCDTMVHPEHRDRGLFSRMNEYALERYADGSPSLCFNFPNESAKPGNLKHGWKEIATVPTYYRPQDPVESVKKVATDGDEDDIAACDETAANSDTAASANTAVRNDTAVTSDRQDEWVYRDLPSEGVDSDLPGNDDGIAEVLSDIITGSQLAGDTLVTQADSEIAAIRFETPPAKVLETVYRRSIPDEIHTNRTAEFYRWRLENPARSYKTYVATRDGETPIAALVCSRVDDHLRIVETLPRAITSAQGAINQLLAAALADCPDRNYVTAFGETLPTPIRYRFYPDTRFPLSTLEQPTALTLLARDLDRETEFEETTGDEWSLSGLDVDTS from the coding sequence ATGGGAGAATCCACATCGCCGGCGACCCAGCCGTCGTATACGATCCGCTCGTTCGAGCCCAGCGACCGCGACGCGCTGTTGTCGCTGTACGAGACCGTCTTCGAGAAAGAGCGCGGCGCGGACTGGTTCCGCTGGAAGTACGCCGAGAACCCGTACGTCGACCACGTGCCGATCGTCGTCGCCGAAGCGGACGGCGAACTCGTCGGCTGTCGGGCCTTCTTTGCCCTCGAGATGCGCGTCGGCGACGACTGCACGGTCGCGTTCCAACCCTGTGATACGATGGTTCACCCCGAACACCGGGACCGGGGTCTGTTCAGCCGCATGAACGAGTACGCCCTCGAGCGATACGCCGACGGCTCGCCGTCGTTGTGCTTTAACTTCCCGAACGAGAGCGCCAAGCCGGGAAACCTCAAACACGGCTGGAAGGAGATCGCGACGGTACCGACGTACTACCGGCCACAAGACCCAGTCGAGAGCGTGAAAAAAGTCGCAACCGACGGTGACGAAGACGACATAGCAGCGTGCGATGAGACAGCGGCGAACAGCGATACAGCGGCGAGCGCCAACACGGCGGTGAGAAACGATACAGCGGTGACCAGCGATAGGCAAGACGAGTGGGTGTACCGCGATCTTCCATCCGAGGGCGTCGATTCCGATCTTCCCGGCAACGACGACGGCATAGCCGAGGTCCTCTCCGACATCATCACGGGCTCGCAGCTCGCGGGCGATACGCTGGTAACGCAGGCCGACTCGGAGATCGCCGCGATCCGATTCGAGACGCCGCCCGCGAAGGTTCTCGAGACGGTCTACCGACGATCGATTCCCGACGAGATACACACGAATCGCACCGCCGAGTTCTACCGATGGCGCCTCGAGAACCCCGCACGGAGCTATAAGACCTATGTCGCGACGCGAGACGGCGAAACGCCGATCGCGGCGCTGGTCTGTTCGCGCGTCGACGACCACCTCCGGATCGTCGAGACCCTTCCACGAGCGATTACGTCAGCACAGGGCGCGATCAATCAGCTACTAGCGGCAGCACTAGCCGATTGCCCGGATCGAAACTACGTCACTGCGTTCGGGGAGACGCTACCGACGCCGATCCGGTACCGGTTCTATCCCGACACCCGGTTTCCGCTCTCGACGCTGGAGCAGCCGACCGCGCTGACGCTACTCGCTCGTGACCTCGATCGGGAAACCGAATTCGAGGAGACAACGGGGGACGAGTGGTCGCTCTCAGGCCTCGATGTAGACACGTCATAA
- a CDS encoding Gfo/Idh/MocA family protein produces MAPPFLDRWSDSSALQLGVLGVGNIGMVHLKSALAMPGVDVVAAADAMPANRDKAASAGATRTYDDYTTLLEQEDLDAAVVALPPFLHADAVECAAEAGVDVFVEKPLARTAAEAEAMIETAREANIALGVDHTLRYQPDMKGVKAEYNDGSVGHVPYASITRLNDHPLGKPPADEAPPAWPMDPDAAGGGSLIELGVHCFDLLEWLFGDLEVQDATMGKTLNIPAEDAATVLLRAPETETTINLHCGTYQWEQLPEVNTRLRLEGVTGTISNKAHMPGNFYAGAAKAALSNVASRFTGGEPDVFGPTFYLQAHYDALEDFCDAIRNDEEPPVGGELGLRTLELAETAYELAAEGDGAELEPPEVMT; encoded by the coding sequence ATGGCTCCACCCTTTCTCGACCGGTGGTCCGACTCGAGCGCGCTGCAACTCGGCGTCCTCGGTGTCGGAAACATCGGCATGGTACATCTGAAGTCGGCACTCGCGATGCCCGGCGTCGACGTCGTCGCGGCCGCCGACGCGATGCCGGCGAACCGCGACAAGGCCGCTAGCGCCGGCGCGACCCGAACGTACGACGATTACACCACGCTGCTCGAGCAGGAGGACCTCGACGCCGCGGTGGTCGCGTTGCCGCCGTTCCTCCACGCCGACGCGGTCGAGTGTGCCGCCGAAGCCGGGGTCGACGTGTTCGTCGAGAAACCGCTCGCGCGAACGGCTGCGGAAGCCGAGGCGATGATCGAGACTGCCCGCGAGGCGAACATCGCGCTCGGCGTCGACCACACGCTCCGCTACCAGCCCGACATGAAGGGCGTCAAGGCGGAGTACAACGACGGCAGCGTCGGGCACGTCCCCTACGCCTCGATCACGCGGCTCAACGATCACCCGCTCGGAAAGCCGCCCGCAGACGAGGCCCCGCCGGCCTGGCCGATGGATCCCGACGCCGCCGGCGGCGGCTCGCTCATCGAACTCGGCGTCCACTGTTTCGACCTCCTCGAGTGGCTGTTCGGCGACCTCGAGGTCCAGGACGCGACGATGGGGAAAACCCTCAACATTCCGGCCGAGGACGCCGCGACGGTGTTGCTCCGCGCGCCGGAGACGGAGACGACGATCAACCTCCACTGTGGGACTTACCAGTGGGAACAGCTACCCGAGGTCAATACCCGATTGCGACTCGAGGGCGTCACGGGGACGATCAGTAACAAAGCGCACATGCCCGGGAACTTCTACGCGGGCGCGGCCAAGGCCGCACTCTCGAACGTCGCGAGCCGATTCACCGGCGGCGAGCCGGACGTCTTCGGGCCGACGTTCTACCTGCAGGCCCACTACGACGCGCTGGAAGACTTCTGTGACGCGATTCGGAACGACGAAGAACCGCCGGTCGGGGGCGAACTCGGCCTGCGAACGCTCGAACTGGCCGAAACCGCGTACGAACTCGCGGCCGAGGGCGACGGTGCGGAGCTCGAGCCACCGGAGGTGATGACGTGA
- a CDS encoding polysaccharide deacetylase family protein, translated as MGSVIISLDAELGWGFHDLEDPPEDRVESGRRGWNVMLELLDEFDIPATWAVVGHLMLEECDGRHADHPAPPGWFDRERGSWRDREDLRFAPDLVTDILRADADHEFASHSFSHVLFGDEGTDRELADAELERAVEIADVWDQSIDSFVYPRNDVGHRDVLADHGLSAYRGKSPTRDGVRGLVDSTLRGQSMITEPEIDEYGLVNVPASMFLFGFEGPARTVVESVWTDPMLELARRGIDDAVESDGVFHMWLHPNNLTSERDDRRMRAILAYLERRRAETDLTVETMGAVARRFQGFEGAGVMERADGQVPASGN; from the coding sequence GTGGGTAGTGTCATTATTTCTCTCGACGCTGAACTCGGCTGGGGCTTTCACGATCTCGAGGACCCACCGGAGGATCGAGTCGAATCGGGCCGTCGCGGCTGGAACGTCATGCTCGAACTCCTAGACGAGTTCGATATCCCCGCGACGTGGGCCGTCGTCGGCCACCTGATGCTCGAGGAGTGTGACGGCCGACACGCCGACCACCCGGCCCCGCCGGGCTGGTTCGATCGCGAACGCGGCTCGTGGCGCGACCGCGAGGACCTCCGGTTCGCTCCGGATCTCGTCACCGACATTCTCCGGGCCGACGCCGACCACGAGTTCGCGAGCCACTCCTTCTCCCACGTGCTCTTCGGTGACGAGGGGACGGACCGAGAACTGGCCGACGCCGAACTCGAGCGGGCGGTCGAGATTGCCGACGTCTGGGACCAGTCGATCGATTCGTTCGTCTACCCGCGCAACGATGTGGGCCATCGGGACGTCCTTGCGGATCACGGTCTCTCGGCGTATCGCGGCAAATCCCCGACCAGAGACGGCGTCCGCGGCCTCGTCGACTCGACACTCCGAGGTCAATCGATGATCACAGAGCCCGAAATCGACGAGTACGGGCTGGTCAACGTTCCGGCCTCGATGTTTCTCTTCGGGTTCGAGGGACCGGCACGGACCGTCGTCGAGTCGGTCTGGACCGATCCCATGCTCGAACTCGCTCGTCGCGGCATCGACGACGCGGTCGAGTCCGACGGCGTCTTCCACATGTGGCTGCACCCGAACAACCTGACGAGCGAACGGGACGACCGTCGCATGCGAGCGATTCTCGCGTACCTCGAGCGGCGGCGCGCGGAGACGGATCTCACGGTTGAAACGATGGGTGCGGTCGCTCGGCGGTTTCAGGGATTTGAGGGAGCCGGCGTCATGGAACGGGCCGACGGACAGGTCCCGGCGAGCGGTAACTGA
- a CDS encoding DUF354 domain-containing protein, whose translation MRILVFANTPAHVHLYRHTVDRLEDAGHDVRVLTREYACTTDLLEFFDMPYRVYGGHGTDRYSKLRFARELGGQVVTIGREARRFDPDVIFGRGPYAAYAGTLTRTPVVLVLDDEPGDFNYAVSRPFADCILSPAVTRRDLGDAHYTFEGFKECAYLHPDVFERDEGVREYLGVDPDEPYVLVRFNALDALHDATLEGFKPEQRRDLIERLSEHATVFVSDEGDDMDLDDLPARSYDLHPALIHDAMAEASLLVADTGTMATEAALLGTPAFRYRGTDDHEYGEFQELERAGLAEQFDEYEAVLERSLEVLTDDDAAARWQRRREAYVADLVNLSDLLVEVAESRGAVDGLSSSTRGSLQAKGREQPQL comes from the coding sequence ATGCGGATCCTCGTCTTCGCCAATACGCCTGCACACGTCCACCTGTATCGACATACCGTCGACCGCCTCGAGGACGCGGGACACGACGTCCGCGTTCTCACGCGGGAGTACGCCTGTACCACGGACCTACTCGAGTTCTTCGACATGCCGTACCGGGTCTACGGCGGCCACGGGACCGATCGCTACTCGAAGCTCCGGTTCGCCCGCGAACTCGGCGGACAGGTGGTGACGATCGGGCGCGAGGCCCGCCGGTTCGATCCGGACGTGATCTTCGGACGAGGACCCTACGCGGCTTACGCGGGCACGCTCACGCGCACGCCGGTCGTCCTCGTTCTCGACGACGAACCGGGCGACTTCAACTACGCCGTCTCGCGGCCCTTCGCCGACTGCATCCTCTCGCCGGCGGTCACCCGCCGGGACCTCGGCGACGCCCACTACACCTTCGAGGGGTTCAAGGAGTGCGCCTATCTCCACCCCGATGTCTTCGAGCGCGACGAGGGCGTCCGCGAGTATCTCGGCGTCGACCCGGACGAACCGTACGTCCTCGTTCGGTTCAACGCGCTCGACGCGCTCCACGACGCCACGCTCGAGGGATTCAAACCGGAACAGCGCCGCGATCTGATCGAACGACTGAGCGAGCACGCGACCGTCTTCGTCTCGGACGAGGGCGACGACATGGATCTGGACGACCTTCCCGCCCGGTCGTACGATCTCCACCCCGCGCTGATCCACGATGCGATGGCCGAGGCGTCGCTGCTGGTGGCGGATACGGGGACGATGGCCACCGAGGCGGCGCTGCTGGGAACGCCCGCCTTCCGGTACCGAGGCACCGACGACCACGAGTACGGCGAGTTCCAGGAACTCGAGCGCGCCGGCCTCGCCGAGCAGTTCGACGAGTACGAGGCTGTTCTCGAGCGCTCGCTCGAGGTCCTCACGGACGACGACGCCGCGGCCCGCTGGCAGCGGCGACGCGAGGCGTACGTCGCGGATCTGGTGAACCTCTCCGATCTGCTGGTCGAGGTTGCGGAGTCCCGCGGTGCCGTCGACGGATTGAGTTCGTCGACTCGAGGCTCTTTACAGGCGAAAGGACGCGAACAGCCCCAGCTTTAG
- a CDS encoding alkaline phosphatase family protein encodes MSRSSQTVERAFVLGFDGVPWRLIEQWSDEGELPNFARMREDGASGTLESTQPATTPLAWPTIATGVWPDKHGLYGFQNLSSNYTHEMYTSYDMQQPTLWEQLSPAHVGNVPMTYPAKEIDGTMVTGMMTPSTEKEYTHPPEFKDEIESRIPDYEISLDYPDYADRLDEFEVAVDDMLENRRELMRLQMEKAGDDWELFFFVFTAPDRFQHLIWDMDRLLDHYKKLDDILGEVMNYTDEHDADLYTVSDHGFGPIEELVYVNHILEQDGYLFREEDDGTRGALSSLGISRDRITDALDRVGISEEKIVSTLPRSIVDTVAEQIPGDHALYDVDYERTVAFVHGAGCLYINDTERFDSGVVDPSQVPAVKDELTDLFESVTDDDGEPMLKVFDGDELFPTDDGSPDLIVNGRGVYEARNALTDEPTGDTGNYDASHRKEGIVLCRGPSIDAGAELRGARVVDIAPTLLHGIGKPVPKNADGRVLFDAFDEETAPASTKVERTGVSQGGTDEEVDDDFGDVEDRLKGLGYME; translated from the coding sequence ATGAGCAGGTCTTCCCAGACAGTCGAGCGCGCATTCGTGCTCGGATTCGACGGCGTACCGTGGAGACTCATCGAACAATGGAGCGACGAGGGCGAGCTCCCGAATTTCGCCCGGATGCGCGAAGACGGCGCCTCCGGCACCCTCGAGAGCACCCAGCCGGCGACGACGCCGCTGGCGTGGCCGACCATCGCGACGGGCGTCTGGCCCGACAAACACGGTCTCTACGGCTTCCAGAACCTCTCGTCGAACTACACGCACGAGATGTACACCAGCTACGATATGCAACAACCGACGCTCTGGGAGCAGCTCTCGCCAGCCCACGTCGGCAACGTCCCGATGACGTATCCGGCTAAGGAGATCGACGGGACGATGGTCACCGGCATGATGACCCCGTCGACCGAGAAGGAGTACACGCACCCGCCCGAGTTCAAAGACGAGATCGAGTCCCGAATCCCCGACTACGAGATCAGCCTGGACTACCCCGACTACGCGGACCGGCTCGACGAGTTCGAGGTCGCGGTCGACGATATGCTCGAAAACCGGCGCGAACTGATGCGACTCCAGATGGAGAAAGCCGGCGACGACTGGGAGCTGTTCTTTTTCGTCTTCACCGCGCCCGACCGATTCCAGCACCTCATCTGGGATATGGACCGGCTGCTAGACCACTACAAGAAACTCGACGACATCCTCGGCGAGGTGATGAACTACACCGACGAGCACGATGCAGACCTCTACACCGTCTCCGACCACGGCTTCGGGCCAATCGAGGAACTGGTCTACGTCAACCACATCTTAGAGCAGGACGGCTACCTCTTCCGGGAGGAAGACGACGGGACCCGCGGTGCGCTCTCGAGTCTCGGCATCTCCCGGGATCGGATCACGGACGCGCTCGATCGAGTCGGCATCTCCGAGGAGAAGATCGTCTCGACGCTCCCCCGATCGATCGTCGACACGGTCGCTGAACAGATTCCGGGCGATCACGCCCTCTACGACGTCGACTACGAGCGGACCGTCGCGTTCGTCCACGGCGCCGGCTGCCTGTACATCAACGACACCGAACGCTTCGACAGCGGGGTCGTCGATCCGAGCCAGGTGCCGGCGGTCAAAGACGAACTCACCGACCTCTTCGAGTCGGTGACCGACGACGACGGCGAGCCGATGCTCAAGGTGTTCGACGGCGACGAACTGTTCCCGACCGACGACGGCTCGCCCGATCTGATCGTCAACGGACGAGGCGTCTACGAGGCGCGAAACGCGCTCACCGACGAGCCGACCGGCGACACCGGAAACTACGATGCGAGCCACCGCAAGGAGGGGATCGTCCTCTGTCGCGGCCCCTCGATCGATGCCGGGGCGGAGCTGCGCGGCGCGCGCGTCGTCGACATCGCGCCGACGCTGCTCCACGGCATCGGCAAACCGGTCCCGAAGAACGCCGACGGTCGCGTCCTCTTCGACGCGTTCGACGAGGAGACGGCCCCCGCGTCGACGAAAGTCGAACGGACGGGCGTCTCACAGGGTGGCACCGACGAGGAGGTCGACGACGACTTCGGAGACGTAGAAGACCGCCTGAAGGGCCTCGGCTACATGGAGTGA
- a CDS encoding glycosyltransferase: MHVLTLTNSADAPFMNQQMAELERRGVSFTTLSVSGDVDATTARGPTDYLRTVPKVISESSRGYDLIHAHYGLMAPMALAQFGTPVVLSLWGSDVHGPVKPVSSLCAPLCEEVIVMSEEMREELGRDARVIPDGVDLDRFQPEPQERAREKVGWDDAGDAYQVLFPYPPEREVKNYPRARRIVTAADNLLDRPVELRTVHGVDHDTVPDYMNAADALLLTSHSEGSPNSVKEAMACNLPVVAVDVGDVRERLASVEPSWVGTSDEELITGLMDVLERGERSNGREAAKEVSIERTTERILEVYERVAGKQAQRVRDAPQIE; this comes from the coding sequence ATGCACGTCCTCACCCTCACGAACAGCGCCGACGCACCGTTCATGAACCAGCAGATGGCCGAACTCGAGCGCCGCGGCGTCTCCTTTACGACGCTGTCGGTGTCGGGCGACGTGGACGCGACGACCGCGCGCGGACCGACGGACTACCTCCGGACCGTCCCGAAGGTCATCAGCGAGTCGAGCCGCGGCTACGATCTGATTCACGCCCACTACGGGCTGATGGCCCCGATGGCGCTCGCCCAGTTCGGAACGCCGGTGGTGCTGTCGCTGTGGGGGTCGGACGTGCACGGACCCGTCAAACCGGTCAGCAGCCTCTGTGCGCCGCTGTGTGAGGAAGTCATCGTGATGTCCGAAGAGATGCGTGAGGAGCTCGGACGCGATGCCCGGGTGATCCCCGACGGGGTCGACCTCGATCGGTTCCAGCCGGAGCCACAGGAACGCGCGCGCGAGAAGGTCGGCTGGGACGACGCCGGCGACGCCTACCAGGTGCTGTTTCCCTATCCCCCCGAGCGCGAGGTGAAGAACTACCCGCGAGCGCGCCGGATCGTCACCGCGGCCGACAACTTACTCGATCGACCGGTCGAACTCCGGACCGTCCACGGCGTCGACCACGATACCGTCCCGGACTACATGAACGCCGCGGACGCCCTCCTGTTGACCTCCCACAGCGAGGGGTCGCCCAACTCGGTCAAGGAGGCGATGGCCTGCAACCTGCCCGTCGTCGCCGTCGACGTCGGGGACGTGCGGGAACGGCTGGCCAGCGTCGAACCGTCGTGGGTCGGAACCAGCGACGAGGAGCTAATTACGGGGCTAATGGACGTCCTCGAGCGCGGGGAGCGTTCGAACGGTCGCGAGGCCGCGAAGGAAGTGAGTATCGAGCGAACGACGGAGCGGATACTCGAGGTTTACGAGCGAGTCGCCGGCAAACAGGCCCAACGGGTGCGGGACGCGCCACAGATCGAGTGA
- a CDS encoding DUF7342 family protein — protein MDQSDPQVSDIDPFPETDAQSNVNDTAEQEWKAATTAFERVDAVLGRTTEWQSASEIANRARVSEPTARKHLVALADSGHASTNQTGNATQFRRDPDRRRLERVQQLADEHSRPELERAIREMKTRVREFEDEYGATSPEELVDGLEPDDEAGWNDRSRWKTTRRNLAFAKTALSFKETRLVDAMSTGEDGAVEKNA, from the coding sequence ATGGACCAGAGCGACCCGCAGGTGTCCGACATCGACCCGTTTCCGGAGACGGACGCCCAGAGTAACGTAAACGACACCGCCGAACAGGAGTGGAAAGCCGCGACGACGGCGTTCGAACGCGTCGACGCGGTGCTCGGGCGGACGACCGAGTGGCAGAGTGCGAGCGAGATTGCGAATCGAGCCCGCGTCTCGGAGCCGACCGCTCGAAAACACCTCGTCGCCCTGGCCGACTCCGGACACGCGTCGACGAACCAAACCGGGAACGCCACGCAGTTCCGACGCGATCCCGATCGACGACGGCTCGAGCGCGTCCAACAGCTCGCCGACGAGCACTCGCGACCGGAACTGGAACGGGCGATTCGAGAGATGAAAACGCGTGTTCGCGAGTTCGAAGACGAGTACGGAGCGACGAGTCCGGAAGAGCTTGTCGACGGTTTAGAGCCGGACGACGAGGCGGGATGGAACGACCGCTCACGGTGGAAGACAACGCGCCGAAACCTCGCGTTCGCGAAGACGGCGCTCTCGTTCAAGGAGACGCGGCTCGTCGATGCGATGAGCACCGGTGAAGACGGCGCCGTCGAAAAGAATGCCTGA
- a CDS encoding helix-turn-helix transcriptional regulator: MEFQKDDRPTDEERPPPGSPILEAVLENARNQRYLGQRLGAADDRVDTDLLGDIVRHGPVLEALRAEPLDRREIEARLDVSRATSHRFTQWLGEQGFVEKAEGRFRLTGRGEAVTDEVLRFEANVHTVDRLAPLLDVICEDHQEFVLEPFVDATVTLAEPTDPYQPVERFLSLLSESETVRGFNTTHMAPLALGEFHQQIFEETDTEIVYLPHVAETLFQTYPERAREAIERGHLTLRTRARLPYGLAIFDERVGIGGYDETTGLMQVFVETDSPIAYEWAERVYASIRADSNPLDRSLQRPRSDDK, from the coding sequence ATGGAATTCCAGAAAGACGATCGCCCAACCGACGAGGAACGCCCGCCCCCCGGCTCCCCGATTCTGGAGGCAGTCCTGGAGAACGCTCGAAATCAACGCTACCTCGGGCAGCGACTCGGCGCTGCGGACGACCGCGTCGACACGGACCTGCTCGGCGACATCGTTCGACACGGACCGGTTCTGGAAGCGCTTCGCGCGGAGCCGCTCGACCGCCGGGAGATCGAAGCGCGCCTGGACGTCTCGAGAGCGACGAGCCACCGGTTCACGCAGTGGCTCGGTGAGCAGGGATTCGTCGAAAAAGCCGAGGGACGATTCCGGCTGACCGGACGGGGTGAGGCCGTCACCGACGAGGTGCTCCGGTTCGAAGCAAACGTACACACCGTCGACCGTCTGGCCCCGCTTCTGGACGTGATCTGTGAAGACCACCAGGAGTTCGTCCTCGAGCCGTTCGTGGATGCGACGGTAACACTCGCCGAGCCGACCGATCCCTACCAACCGGTCGAGCGGTTTCTCTCGCTGCTGAGTGAGTCCGAGACCGTACGGGGGTTCAACACGACCCACATGGCCCCGCTCGCTCTCGGCGAGTTCCACCAGCAGATTTTCGAGGAGACCGACACCGAAATCGTCTATCTTCCACACGTCGCCGAAACACTCTTTCAAACGTACCCGGAGCGTGCCCGAGAGGCGATCGAACGCGGCCACCTGACGCTGCGGACGCGCGCCCGGTTGCCCTACGGTCTCGCGATCTTCGACGAGCGAGTCGGGATCGGCGGCTACGACGAAACCACCGGACTCATGCAAGTGTTCGTCGAGACGGATTCGCCGATCGCGTACGAATGGGCCGAGCGGGTCTACGCATCGATCAGAGCGGATTCGAACCCGCTGGACCGGAGTTTACAGCGGCCCCGCTCGGACGACAAGTGA
- a CDS encoding DUF362 domain-containing protein — protein sequence MSVHVAGVDATDRRGGWIADTDARLASFESPARSVLEPYVSSLTATDRITIVPDAHYPFHPSTGMVTDPAVVGSIADHLAGWTEADVAIAGASDDRIAFDRTAEYLSYPDIVERFGAEIVDLEDESRRNSVVTVDDEQVSVSVPERLLDSTVVVVPTLRPTETGPVAGGMRALGRLVSSAADADSTAVAATRTVEPALSVLDATTAYAGDPIAADTLFAGPTQRVDAIASSLLERSIEEDPVLRSAFGVEEPSITVENTGGTGPDVDLTTLRRRLPNGELPPRDETHPAVTLAYRLYARVAGDAVPPQLESGR from the coding sequence GTGAGCGTTCACGTGGCCGGCGTCGACGCGACCGACCGACGCGGCGGATGGATCGCCGACACCGACGCGCGACTCGCGTCGTTCGAGTCGCCGGCTCGGTCCGTCCTCGAGCCCTACGTTAGCTCGCTCACCGCGACGGACCGGATCACGATCGTCCCCGACGCGCACTATCCATTCCACCCCTCCACGGGGATGGTCACGGACCCCGCCGTCGTCGGCTCGATCGCCGACCACCTCGCGGGCTGGACCGAGGCCGACGTCGCTATCGCCGGGGCAAGCGACGATCGCATCGCGTTCGACCGGACCGCCGAGTATCTTAGCTATCCCGACATCGTCGAGCGCTTCGGCGCCGAGATCGTCGACCTCGAGGACGAGTCGCGGCGCAACAGCGTCGTCACCGTGGACGACGAGCAGGTGTCGGTCTCGGTGCCGGAGCGACTCCTCGACAGCACCGTCGTGGTCGTCCCGACGCTGCGCCCGACCGAAACCGGCCCGGTCGCCGGCGGGATGCGCGCGCTCGGCAGACTCGTCTCGAGCGCGGCCGACGCCGACTCGACGGCCGTCGCGGCGACGCGAACGGTCGAACCCGCCCTCTCGGTGCTGGACGCGACGACCGCGTACGCCGGTGATCCGATCGCGGCGGACACCCTGTTCGCCGGGCCGACACAGCGGGTCGACGCGATCGCCTCGTCGCTGCTCGAGCGATCGATCGAGGAGGATCCGGTACTCCGCTCGGCCTTTGGCGTGGAAGAACCGTCGATCACCGTCGAGAACACCGGCGGGACCGGTCCCGATGTCGACCTCACGACGCTCAGACGCCGGCTCCCGAACGGGGAGCTCCCGCCGCGGGACGAGACCCACCCCGCCGTGACGCTCGCCTACCGACTCTACGCGCGGGTGGCCGGTGACGCCGTCCCGCCACAGCTCGAGAGTGGACGATGA